The following is a genomic window from Coriobacteriia bacterium.
GAGAGTCGTGCCGTTGGCGGTGGTACGACCGTAGAAGCCAGGGCCGTACCACGAGGCCGTCGCACCCCGCCACGGACCCGCCCACGGCTTGGACGCCTTCTTCACGGTCCGAATCACCTTCTTCGGGATCGCCCGCTTCTTGGCGGAGACGAGCAGCTTCTGCGGAGTAGCTGTGGTCGACACGGCCACCACAGCCCCGAACTTGGCCTGGGCGCTGACCGGTCCGGTCAACAGCTGTGTCGAGTCGGGCTCGACACCAAGGGTGTTGACCGGTTCGGCGATCGACGCGAACGCCAGGGGGGCCGGACCGGTCAGGATGACCGCCGCGGCGATCACGAGTGCGGCGGTACCGATGACCGCAGCGGCCAACGCTATCGTACGGGGCAAACTAGTGCGTGAACTCAAGGGTTTCCTCCGAGTCCGGGGACATGACGGACGACGGCCCGGAGGCGAGAGTGGACACGGAAATGCCCGGACAGCAGGTGGCGATGGGGATGAGTAGCTGCCTCGCATCCGGCACGCGCGGCCCTCCATCGAGGGACCGTCGTCAGTGCCAGAGAAGCGCTATGCTCTTGGCGTTGGACCTTTGTACAGCAGCTCGGTCGAACTGCGCTCGCCGATGTTCAACACGTGTGGCGAGCCTCGTTTGGCCGATCCGATCGGGCTTACGCGCTTCGGTTCCGACATCCGCTTCGCAGGTCCACGACCGTCCCGATCTCATACGGCCGAACGCATGCGGAAGTCGCTTTCAAAACTCCAGTGCGGGCGTAACCCTACCACGAACGTTGCCAAGCCGACAACAACCCCTGCGAACAGGCGTTCGTCTTCAGTGGCCGTCCGGCCCTAGGGCGTCTGAGTCGTTTCGGCGCCAGCCAACCGCTGAAGCACGCGCCCCAGCTCGGCGATCTTCTCGCCGTACAGCGCCCAGTTGCCCGCTTTCTGCGCGACGAGCGCCTCGCGGTAGAGCGCCTCTGCAGCCGTGACATCGACCGCTGCGGTCCCGGACGCGTCCGGCGATCCGGTGGTCGCGCTGCTTGCCGGCGGCTCAGCACCGAAGATCTTCAGGAGCGCGCCCGCAAGGGTCCGCTCCATCTCCACCTTGTCGGCGTAGACGACCACCACG
Proteins encoded in this region:
- a CDS encoding septal ring lytic transglycosylase RlpA family protein, whose protein sequence is MSSRTSLPRTIALAAAVIGTAALVIAAAVILTGPAPLAFASIAEPVNTLGVEPDSTQLLTGPVSAQAKFGAVVAVSTTATPQKLLVSAKKRAIPKKVIRTVKKASKPWAGPWRGATASWYGPGFYGRTTANGTTLTRSSMNVAHKTLKFGTRIQFKYKNRLVIAIVNDRGPFIRGRDFDLGPGTARAVGFDGVGQVQYRIINKR